One part of the Accipiter gentilis chromosome 36, bAccGen1.1, whole genome shotgun sequence genome encodes these proteins:
- the SLC39A7 gene encoding zinc transporter SLC39A7 produces MAAALRTRGFGAALAAGVVLALCLLPAPTASHEGGHSHEDAYHGHGHSHEDLYHGHGHGHSHEGMYHEHGHSHEGLHHGHSHEGMYHGHSHEGLHHGHGHSHEGMYHGHSHEGLHHGHGHSHEDVYHSHSHKDPHHGHSHSHEDVYHSHSHEDPHHGHSHSHEDVYHGHHGHSHQDTRHPSHERFPPDPSKPSPRSDTVTLWMHTMAATLVISAAPYLVLFLIPVESNAPRHQALLKLLLSFAAGGLLGDAFLHLIPHALAPHTHHGDGGHAHAEPGGHGHSHHGQEHGRMLTVGMWVLAGIVAFLVVETFVRHAKGGHGHGHGHGHGVKAKSSSSEGEEEPGVTGRRERTATKGHRGKNRPAGKVAEESAMEVSGYLNLAADVAHNFTDGLAIGASFLAGTGLGMVTAVTVLLHELPHEVGDFAILVQSGCSKRKAMRLQLVTALGAVAGAACSLLAERAGEAAMLGVLPFTAGGFIYVGTVSVIPELLRDAGPLQSLLQVLGLLAGVAMMVAIAHYE; encoded by the exons ATGGCGGCGGCGCTCCGGACGCGAGGATTCGGCGCCGCCCTTGCCGCCGGCGTCGTGCTGGccctctgcctgctgccagcccccaccGCCTCGCACGAGGGCGGCCACTCGCACGAGGATGCGTACCATGGGCACGGCCACTCACACGAGGACTTGTATCatggccacggccacggccactcGCACGAGGGCATGTACCACGAGCACGGCCACTCGCACGAGGGCTTGCACCACGGCCACTCTCATGAAGGCATGTACCATGGCCACTCGCATGAGGGCTTGCACCATGGCCATGGCCACTCACACGAAGGCATGTACCACGGCCACTCGCACGAGGGCTTGCACCATGGCCACGGCCACTCGCATGAGGATGTGTATCACAGCCACTCGCACAAGGACCCGCACCATGGCCACAGCCACTCGCACGAGGATGTGTATCACAGCCACTCGCACGAGGACCCACACCACGGCCACAGCCACTCACACGAGGATGTGTATCACGGCCATCATGGCCACTCACACCAGGACACCCGCCACCCCTCGCACGAGCGCTTCCCCCCGGATCCCTCCAAACCATCGCCACGGTCGGACACGGTGACTCTGTGGATGCAC ACAATGGCGGCCACCCTGGTGATCAGCGCCGCCCCGTATCTCGTCCTCTTCCTCATCCCGGTGGAGTCCAACGCTCCCCGGCACCAGGCGCTCCTCAAACTGCTCCTCAGCTTTGCGGcaggggggctgctgggagaCGCCTTCCTCCACCTCATCCCCCATGCCCTCG ccccccacacGCATCACGGCGACGGCGGCCACGCGCACGCTGAGCCGGGCGGGCATGGTCACTCGCACCACG GCCAGGAGCACGGCCGCATGCTGACAGTGGGGATGTGGGTGCTCGCCGGCATCGTGGCCTTTTTGGTGGTGGAGACCTTCGTCCGGCATGCCAAGGGCGGCCACGGCCATGGCCATGGCCACGGCCACG GGGTGAAGGCCAAGAGCAGCTCCAGCGAAGGTGAGGAGGAGCCGGGGGTGACAGGGCGGCGGGAGAGGACGGCCACCAAGGGCCACCGTGGCAAGAACCGGCCGGCGGGGAAGGTGGCGGAGGAGTCTG CCATGGAGGTGTCAGGGTACCTGAACTTGGCGGCCGACGTGGCACACAACTTCACCGACGGGCTGGCCATCGGCGCCTCCTTCCTGGCGGGGACGGGGTTGGGGATGGTGACGGCGGTGACGGTCCTGCTGCACGAGCTGCCCCACGAGGTGGGCGACTTCGCCATCCTCGTCCAGTCGGGCTGCAGCAAGCGCAAG GCCATGCGTCTGCAGCTGGTGACGGCGCTGGGAGCGGTGGCCGGGGCAGCCTGCTCGTTGCTGGCCGAGCGAGCGGGCGAGGCGGCCATGTTGGGGGTCCTGCCCTTCACCGCCGGCGGGTTCATCTACGTGGGCACCGTCTCCGTCATCCCCGAACTGCTGCGGGACGCCGGGCCCCTCCAGTCCCTCCTCCAGGTCCTGGGGCTACTGGCCGGAGTCGCCATGATGGTAGCCATCGCCCACTATGAGTAG